The Euphorbia lathyris chromosome 8, ddEupLath1.1, whole genome shotgun sequence genome has a window encoding:
- the LOC136202295 gene encoding nicotianamine synthase-like, with translation MASLQNTNIETQIPAEHLIAHIKQVYDGISKLDSLRPSKQVNSLFSHLVKLCILPSSLNINSLSHEEQEMRKTLIDLAGRAEALLELEFASLLIKTPQPMNNLNLFPYYGNYVKLAHMEYRILAENGVLKPNKVAFVGSGPMPLTSFVMATHHLKSSHFDNYDIDEVANDVARQIVNSDDDLEKRMKFVTCDIMEVKDKLKEYDCIFLAALVGMSKEEKVKIIEHIRKYMKEGGVLLVRSADGARAFLYPCIDEKDLAGFQLLSIFHPKNDVINSVVLVRKPI, from the coding sequence ATGGCTTCTTTACAAAACACCAACATTGAAACCCAAATTCCAGCTGAGCATCTCATAGCTCACATCAAGCAAGTATACGATGGCATATCGAAACTTGATTCTTTAAGGCCTTCAAAGCAGGTTAATAGCCTCTTTTCACACCTTGTAAAACTATGTATTCTACCTTCATCCTTAAACATCAACTCCTTGTCCCATGAGGAACAAGAAATGCGAAAAACGCTCATCGATCTCGCCGGTCGTGCTGAAGCTCTTCTGGAGCTTGAATTTGCATCCTTGTTGATCAAAACTCCTCAACCCATGAACAATCTTAATCTGTTCCCATACTATGGGAACTATGTGAAGTTAGCACACATGGAATACAGAATCCTAGCTGAAAATGGGGTTTTGAAGCCTAATAAAGTAGCCTTTGTGGGTTCAGGTCCAATGCCTTTAACTTCTTTTGTAATGGCTACACATCATCTTAAATCATCTCATTTTGATAACTATGACATTGATGAGGTAGCCAATGATGTGGCTAGACAAATTGTGAATTCAGATGATGATCTAGAGAAGAGAATGAAGTTTGTGACATGTGATATAATGGAAGTGAAAGACAAGCTGAAAGAATATGATTGCATATTCTTGGCAGCCTTGGTTGGGATGAGCAAAGAAGAGAAAGTTAAGATTATTGAACACATAAGGAAATATATGAAAGAGGGTGGTGTTTTACTTGTGAGAAGTGCAGATGGAGCTAGAGCTTTTCTTTACCCATGTATTGATGAGAAGGACTTAGCTGGATTTCAGCTTCTTTCCATCTTTCATCCTAAAAATGATGTGATCAATTCGGTTGTTCTTGTTCGGAAGCCTAtctga